From Pagrus major chromosome 9, Pma_NU_1.0, the proteins below share one genomic window:
- the chn1 gene encoding N-chimaerin: MPSRESYDVHKEEKSLVQKAKREANQEDILAAALGMRMGPQKPPATFWQPLKLFAYSQLTSLVRRATLKENERTPRSEKVHNFKVHTFRGPHWCEHCASFMWGLMAQGVKCADCGLNVHKQCSSLVPNDCKPDMRHIRKVYSCDLTTLVNAYNTARPMVVDMCIREIESRGLKSEGLYRISGFSDSVEEVKMAFDKDGEKTDISGNAYEDINIITGALKLYLRDLPVPVISYDAYPRFIEAAKLTDPEKKLEAFREALALLPPSHSETLSYLMAHLKRVTQNEKFNLMNAENLAIVFGPTLMRAPDLDAVTALNDIRYQRQVVEVLIKNEDVLF; encoded by the exons ATGCCATCTAGAGAGTCCTACGATGTTCACAAGGAAGAGAAGTCCCTGGTGCAAAAGGCCAAGCGGGAGGCCAATCAGGAGGATATTCTGGCGGCAGCTCTTGGGATGAGGATGGGGCCACAGAAACCTCCAGCCACTTTCTGGCAGCCACTTAAACTGTTCGCCTATTCACAGCTCACCTCACTGGTCCGCAGAGCCACGCTGAAGGAGAACGAGCGGACACCCAGATCTGAGAAAGTCCACAACTTCAAG GTCCACACCTTCCGAGGGCCTCACTGGTGTGAACACTGTGCCAGCTTCATGTGGGGACTGATGGCTCAGGGGGTCAAATGTGCAG attGTGGTCTGAACGTCCACAAACAGTGCTCGTCTCTGGTACCCAACGACTGCAAGCCAGACATGAGACACATCCGTAAAGTCTACAGCTGTGACCTCACGACCCTGGTGAACGCTTATAATACGGCGCGACCCATGGTGGTGGACATGTGCATACGAGAGATCGAGTCAAGAG GACTCAAGTCTGAGGGCCTCTACAGAATATCTGGATTCAGTGATTCAGTGGAAGAAGTCAAGATGGCGTTTGACAAAG ATGGCGAGAAGACAGACATCTCAGGGAATGCCTATGAAGACATCAATATCATTACGGGTGCACTGAAACTGTACCTAAGGGATTTGCCTGTTCCCGTCATCTCATACGATGCTTACCCAAGGTTCATCGAGGCTGCAA AGCTCACAGACCCAGAGAAGAAGCTGGAAGCTTTCCGCGAGGCTCTCGCTCTGCTGCCGCCATCACACAGTGAAACTTTGAGTTACCTAATGGCGCACTTAAAAAG GGTGACACAGAATGAGAAATTCAACCTGATGAACGCAGAGAACCTGGCCATCGTTTTCGGGCCCACCCTGATGCGCGCACCGGACCTGGATGCCGTAACAGCACTCAATGACATCCGCTACCAGAGACAGGTGGTGGAGGtgctcattaaaaatgaagatgTGCTCTTCTAA